A DNA window from Eretmochelys imbricata isolate rEreImb1 chromosome 3, rEreImb1.hap1, whole genome shotgun sequence contains the following coding sequences:
- the LOC144263292 gene encoding phosphofurin acidic cluster sorting protein 2-like isoform X3, which yields MAAAGALGAAPGAGGAAGPPAGPCGAAGSGPVPVPMNLFATWEIDRSAPSCVPRLCSLRLKKLTVLRELDKELSSVLIAVKIQGSKRVLRSNEYVLPPGGLMETDLELTFSLQYPHFLKRDGNKLQIMLQRRKRYKNRTILGYKTLAVGIINMAEVMQHPTDGGQLLGLHSNMKDVSIQVAEISIYSLSSQPIDHEDGSVPSGPKIKASDRSPDMDNYSEEDDDSFSSEQEASDDAVQGQDLYDEEDEVRKPKKARRKMIRTTSMSRQPNFKQKFVALLKRFKVMDEVLDSDPVGQTREVEEDLGLLYDSLEECNNSDSGPELEDNESVHSTPKPTLRRFFEGVSHSGSQTEIGSLHGQKGQERESSSPGQAEKRKAGAPRALEEVGVEVVAAALEPEEPSPRPGAAEAARRESSVDRLAQLGSAGKPEPPNAVSPSKAESRQVWRPRSTSMKDRQNLKGQSDRTSSLDSESSPDSRHSAQVPRKSVYDQLNQILISDEQLPESIILVNVTEWQGQYLSEQLQAHKQPVVSTWSVADVQAAFNTIVARIQRYCNCNSHMPPPVKVAVAGDQSYLSVVLRFFVEQLASKTPDWLNYLRFLVVPLGSHPLAKYLASVDGRYSALFLDTAWRELFSRAEPPSADTVDVPGRMVQFIAGASQSHQLPISEAMLTYKQKSPDDDSCQKFVPFVGVVKVGLVEQSFSASVDSDDATVCTSSLLSSTPPAGAGTPHSKEAMGTPPPSPSVSSSLSGAGSLSPGMEVMGLQVDYWTTQGPEKKKEGEKREMGLKNTLKSNFRSLQVSRVPSPGELVPPSTMAMTVVTKEKNKKVMFLSKKPKEKDLEPKSQVIEGITRLICTAKHQNTMLRVSIDGVEWNDVKFFQLAAQWPTHVKHLPVGIFGYSKSV from the exons GGTTCAAAGCGAGTCCTGCGATCCAATGAATACGTCCTTCCACCCGGGGGCCTGATGGAGACTGACCTGGAACTGACTTTTTCTTTACAG TACCCACACTTCCTGAAGAGAGATGGCAACAAGCTGCAGATTATGCTGCAGCGAAGGAAAAGGTACAAGAACCGCACAATCCTGGGCTACAAGACTCTGGCGGTGGGAATCATTAACATGGCGGAG GTGATGCAGCACCCCACAGATGGAGGGCAGCTTCTGGGCCTCCACAGCAACATGAAGGATGTGAGCATCCAAGTGGCTGAAATCAGCATCTACTCCCTGTCCAGCCAGCCCATTGACCATGAGGATGGCAGCGTCCCCTCTGGCCCCAAAATCAAAGCCTCGG ATCGCTCTCCAGACATGGATAACTACTCGGAGGAGGACGACGACAGCTTCTCTTCAGAGCAGGAGGCCAGCGACGATGCTGTGCAAGGCCAG GATCTGTACGACGAAGAGGATGAAGTGAGGAAGCCGAAGAAAGCCCGGAGGAAAATGATCAGAACCACGTCCATGAGCAGA CAACCGAACTTCAAGCAGAAATTCGTTGCTTTGCTGAAGAGATTTAAAGTGATGGATGAG GTTCTGGACTCCGACCCGGTGGGTCAGACCCGAGAAGTGGAGGAGGATCTGGGGCTGCTGTACGACAGCTTGGAGGAATGCAACAACAGCGACAGTGGCCCTGAGCTGGAGGATAATGAGAGTGTGCACAGCACCCCCAAGCCCACCCTGAG GCGTTTCTTTGAGGGCGTCTCTCACTCGGGTTCCCAGACTGAGATTGGTAGTCTGCACGGCCAGAAAGGGCAGGAACGGGAGTCCAGCAGCCCT GGACAAGCGGAGAAACGCAAGGCCGGAGCTCCGCGGGCCCTGGAGGAGGTGGGCGTGGAGGTGGTGGCCGCg GCGCTGGAGCCGGAGGAGCCCTCCCCACGCCCCGGGGCGGCAGAGGCAGCCAGGCGGGAGAGCAGTGTTGACAGGCTGGCCCAACTGGGCAGCGCCGGCAAGCCCGAGCCCCCAAACGCTGTGTCGCCCAG CAAAGCTGAAAGCAGACAGGTGTGGCGGCCCCGCAGCACCTCCATGAAGGACCGGCAGAACCTGAAGGGGCAAAGCGACCGCACCAGCAGCCTGGACAGTGAAAGCTCGCCGGACTCGCGGCACAGCGCCCAG GTGCCCCGGAAATCTGTCTATGATCAGCTGAACCAGATCCTGATCTCAGATGAGCAGCTTCCAGAGAGCATCATCCTAGTGAATGTCACCGAGTGGCAAGGGCag TACTTGAGCGAGCAGCTCCAGGCGCACAAACAACCCGTCGTCTCCACCTGGTCTGTGGCCGACGTCCAGGCTGCCTTCAACACCATCGTCGCCCGCATCCAGAGATA CTGTAACTGCAACTCTCACATGCCTCCCCCAGTCAAAGTGGCCGTGGCGGGAGACCAGAGCTACCTGAGTGTCGTGCTGCGGTTCTTCGTGGAGCAGCTGGCCAGCAAGACCCCCGACTGGCTGAACTACCTCCGCTTCCTCGTGGTGCCACTGG GCTCACACCCGCTGGCCAAGTACCTGGCGTCCGTGGATGGGAGGTACAGCGCGCTCTTCCTGGACACGGCGTGGAGGGAGCTGTTCAGCAGGGCCGAGCCCCCCAGCGCAG ACACCGTGGACGTCCCTGGCCGCATGGTTCAGTTCATTGCAGGTGCCAGCCAGTCTCACCAGCTGCCCATCTCCGAGGCCATGCTAACGTACAAACAGAAGAG CCCAGACGACGACTCCTGCCAGAAGTTTGTGCCGTTTGTCGGG GTGGTGAAGGTGGGGCTCGTGGAACAGTCCTTCAGCGCCTCAG TGGACTCTGACGATGCCACGGTCTGCACCAGTTCCCTGCTGAGCTCCACACCTCCAGCCGGCGCAGGGACCCCCCACAGCAAGGAGGCCATGGGCACCCCGCCGCCCTCCCCGTCCGTCAGCAGCAGCCTCTCGGGGGCTGG GTCCCTAAGCCCCGGCATGGAGGTGATGGGCCTGCAGGTCGACTACTGGACAACCCAGGGGccggagaagaagaaggagggagagaagcgGGAGATGGGCTTGAAGAACACGCTGAAGAGCAACTTTCGATCCCTGCAGGTCAGCCGCgtgcccagccctggggagctGGTCCCCCCCAGCACCATGGCCATGACTGTGGTCACCAAGGAGAAGAACAAGAAAG TGATGTTCCTGAGTAAGAAACCCAAGGAGAAGGACCTGGAGCCCAAAAGCCAAGTCATCGAAGGGATTACGCGCCTGATCTGTACGGCTAAGCACCAGAACACCATGCTCCGAG tgTCCATTGATGGCGTGGAGTGGAACGATGTGAAGTTCTTCCAGCTAGCAGCGCAGTGGCCAACGCATGTCAAGCATCTCCCCGTGGGCATCTTTGGCTACTCGAAGAGCGTGTGA
- the LOC144263292 gene encoding phosphofurin acidic cluster sorting protein 2-like isoform X4 encodes MNLFATWEIDRSAPSCVPRLCSLRLKKLTVLRELDKELSSVLIAVKIQGSKRVLRSNEYVLPPGGLMETDLELTFSLQYPHFLKRDGNKLQIMLQRRKRYKNRTILGYKTLAVGIINMAEVMQHPTDGGQLLGLHSNMKDVSIQVAEISIYSLSSQPIDHEDGSVPSGPKIKASDRSPDMDNYSEEDDDSFSSEQEASDDAVQGQDLYDEEDEVRKPKKARRKMIRTTSMSRQPNFKQKFVALLKRFKVMDEVLDSDPVGQTREVEEDLGLLYDSLEECNNSDSGPELEDNESVHSTPKPTLRRFFEGVSHSGSQTEIGSLHGQKGQERESSSPGQAEKRKAGAPRALEEVGVEVVAAALEPEEPSPRPGAAEAARRESSVDRLAQLGSAGKPEPPNAVSPSKAESRQVWRPRSTSMKDRQNLKGQSDRTSSLDSESSPDSRHSAQVPRKSVYDQLNQILISDEQLPESIILVNVTEWQGQYLSEQLQAHKQPVVSTWSVADVQAAFNTIVARIQRYCNCNSHMPPPVKVAVAGDQSYLSVVLRFFVEQLASKTPDWLNYLRFLVVPLGSHPLAKYLASVDGRYSALFLDTAWRELFSRAEPPSADTVDVPGRMVQFIAGASQSHQLPISEAMLTYKQKSPDDDSCQKFVPFVGVVKVGLVEQSFSASGP; translated from the exons GGTTCAAAGCGAGTCCTGCGATCCAATGAATACGTCCTTCCACCCGGGGGCCTGATGGAGACTGACCTGGAACTGACTTTTTCTTTACAG TACCCACACTTCCTGAAGAGAGATGGCAACAAGCTGCAGATTATGCTGCAGCGAAGGAAAAGGTACAAGAACCGCACAATCCTGGGCTACAAGACTCTGGCGGTGGGAATCATTAACATGGCGGAG GTGATGCAGCACCCCACAGATGGAGGGCAGCTTCTGGGCCTCCACAGCAACATGAAGGATGTGAGCATCCAAGTGGCTGAAATCAGCATCTACTCCCTGTCCAGCCAGCCCATTGACCATGAGGATGGCAGCGTCCCCTCTGGCCCCAAAATCAAAGCCTCGG ATCGCTCTCCAGACATGGATAACTACTCGGAGGAGGACGACGACAGCTTCTCTTCAGAGCAGGAGGCCAGCGACGATGCTGTGCAAGGCCAG GATCTGTACGACGAAGAGGATGAAGTGAGGAAGCCGAAGAAAGCCCGGAGGAAAATGATCAGAACCACGTCCATGAGCAGA CAACCGAACTTCAAGCAGAAATTCGTTGCTTTGCTGAAGAGATTTAAAGTGATGGATGAG GTTCTGGACTCCGACCCGGTGGGTCAGACCCGAGAAGTGGAGGAGGATCTGGGGCTGCTGTACGACAGCTTGGAGGAATGCAACAACAGCGACAGTGGCCCTGAGCTGGAGGATAATGAGAGTGTGCACAGCACCCCCAAGCCCACCCTGAG GCGTTTCTTTGAGGGCGTCTCTCACTCGGGTTCCCAGACTGAGATTGGTAGTCTGCACGGCCAGAAAGGGCAGGAACGGGAGTCCAGCAGCCCT GGACAAGCGGAGAAACGCAAGGCCGGAGCTCCGCGGGCCCTGGAGGAGGTGGGCGTGGAGGTGGTGGCCGCg GCGCTGGAGCCGGAGGAGCCCTCCCCACGCCCCGGGGCGGCAGAGGCAGCCAGGCGGGAGAGCAGTGTTGACAGGCTGGCCCAACTGGGCAGCGCCGGCAAGCCCGAGCCCCCAAACGCTGTGTCGCCCAG CAAAGCTGAAAGCAGACAGGTGTGGCGGCCCCGCAGCACCTCCATGAAGGACCGGCAGAACCTGAAGGGGCAAAGCGACCGCACCAGCAGCCTGGACAGTGAAAGCTCGCCGGACTCGCGGCACAGCGCCCAG GTGCCCCGGAAATCTGTCTATGATCAGCTGAACCAGATCCTGATCTCAGATGAGCAGCTTCCAGAGAGCATCATCCTAGTGAATGTCACCGAGTGGCAAGGGCag TACTTGAGCGAGCAGCTCCAGGCGCACAAACAACCCGTCGTCTCCACCTGGTCTGTGGCCGACGTCCAGGCTGCCTTCAACACCATCGTCGCCCGCATCCAGAGATA CTGTAACTGCAACTCTCACATGCCTCCCCCAGTCAAAGTGGCCGTGGCGGGAGACCAGAGCTACCTGAGTGTCGTGCTGCGGTTCTTCGTGGAGCAGCTGGCCAGCAAGACCCCCGACTGGCTGAACTACCTCCGCTTCCTCGTGGTGCCACTGG GCTCACACCCGCTGGCCAAGTACCTGGCGTCCGTGGATGGGAGGTACAGCGCGCTCTTCCTGGACACGGCGTGGAGGGAGCTGTTCAGCAGGGCCGAGCCCCCCAGCGCAG ACACCGTGGACGTCCCTGGCCGCATGGTTCAGTTCATTGCAGGTGCCAGCCAGTCTCACCAGCTGCCCATCTCCGAGGCCATGCTAACGTACAAACAGAAGAG CCCAGACGACGACTCCTGCCAGAAGTTTGTGCCGTTTGTCGGG GTGGTGAAGGTGGGGCTCGTGGAACAGTCCTTCAGCGCCTCAG GTCCCTAA
- the LOC144263292 gene encoding phosphofurin acidic cluster sorting protein 2-like isoform X2, which produces MNLFATWEIDRSAPSCVPRLCSLRLKKLTVLRELDKELSSVLIAVKIQGSKRVLRSNEYVLPPGGLMETDLELTFSLQYPHFLKRDGNKLQIMLQRRKRYKNRTILGYKTLAVGIINMAEVMQHPTDGGQLLGLHSNMKDVSIQVAEISIYSLSSQPIDHEDGSVPSGPKIKASDRSPDMDNYSEEDDDSFSSEQEASDDAVQGQDLYDEEDEVRKPKKARRKMIRTTSMSRQPNFKQKFVALLKRFKVMDEVLDSDPVGQTREVEEDLGLLYDSLEECNNSDSGPELEDNESVHSTPKPTLRRFFEGVSHSGSQTEIGSLHGQKGQERESSSPGQAEKRKAGAPRALEEVGVEVVAAALEPEEPSPRPGAAEAARRESSVDRLAQLGSAGKPEPPNAVSPSKAESRQVWRPRSTSMKDRQNLKGQSDRTSSLDSESSPDSRHSAQVPRKSVYDQLNQILISDEQLPESIILVNVTEWQGQYLSEQLQAHKQPVVSTWSVADVQAAFNTIVARIQRYCNCNSHMPPPVKVAVAGDQSYLSVVLRFFVEQLASKTPDWLNYLRFLVVPLGSHPLAKYLASVDGRYSALFLDTAWRELFSRAEPPSADTVDVPGRMVQFIAGASQSHQLPISEAMLTYKQKSPDDDSCQKFVPFVGVVKVGLVEQSFSASVDSDDATVCTSSLLSSTPPAGAGTPHSKEAMGTPPPSPSVSSSLSGAGSAACPALGSWSPPAPWP; this is translated from the exons GGTTCAAAGCGAGTCCTGCGATCCAATGAATACGTCCTTCCACCCGGGGGCCTGATGGAGACTGACCTGGAACTGACTTTTTCTTTACAG TACCCACACTTCCTGAAGAGAGATGGCAACAAGCTGCAGATTATGCTGCAGCGAAGGAAAAGGTACAAGAACCGCACAATCCTGGGCTACAAGACTCTGGCGGTGGGAATCATTAACATGGCGGAG GTGATGCAGCACCCCACAGATGGAGGGCAGCTTCTGGGCCTCCACAGCAACATGAAGGATGTGAGCATCCAAGTGGCTGAAATCAGCATCTACTCCCTGTCCAGCCAGCCCATTGACCATGAGGATGGCAGCGTCCCCTCTGGCCCCAAAATCAAAGCCTCGG ATCGCTCTCCAGACATGGATAACTACTCGGAGGAGGACGACGACAGCTTCTCTTCAGAGCAGGAGGCCAGCGACGATGCTGTGCAAGGCCAG GATCTGTACGACGAAGAGGATGAAGTGAGGAAGCCGAAGAAAGCCCGGAGGAAAATGATCAGAACCACGTCCATGAGCAGA CAACCGAACTTCAAGCAGAAATTCGTTGCTTTGCTGAAGAGATTTAAAGTGATGGATGAG GTTCTGGACTCCGACCCGGTGGGTCAGACCCGAGAAGTGGAGGAGGATCTGGGGCTGCTGTACGACAGCTTGGAGGAATGCAACAACAGCGACAGTGGCCCTGAGCTGGAGGATAATGAGAGTGTGCACAGCACCCCCAAGCCCACCCTGAG GCGTTTCTTTGAGGGCGTCTCTCACTCGGGTTCCCAGACTGAGATTGGTAGTCTGCACGGCCAGAAAGGGCAGGAACGGGAGTCCAGCAGCCCT GGACAAGCGGAGAAACGCAAGGCCGGAGCTCCGCGGGCCCTGGAGGAGGTGGGCGTGGAGGTGGTGGCCGCg GCGCTGGAGCCGGAGGAGCCCTCCCCACGCCCCGGGGCGGCAGAGGCAGCCAGGCGGGAGAGCAGTGTTGACAGGCTGGCCCAACTGGGCAGCGCCGGCAAGCCCGAGCCCCCAAACGCTGTGTCGCCCAG CAAAGCTGAAAGCAGACAGGTGTGGCGGCCCCGCAGCACCTCCATGAAGGACCGGCAGAACCTGAAGGGGCAAAGCGACCGCACCAGCAGCCTGGACAGTGAAAGCTCGCCGGACTCGCGGCACAGCGCCCAG GTGCCCCGGAAATCTGTCTATGATCAGCTGAACCAGATCCTGATCTCAGATGAGCAGCTTCCAGAGAGCATCATCCTAGTGAATGTCACCGAGTGGCAAGGGCag TACTTGAGCGAGCAGCTCCAGGCGCACAAACAACCCGTCGTCTCCACCTGGTCTGTGGCCGACGTCCAGGCTGCCTTCAACACCATCGTCGCCCGCATCCAGAGATA CTGTAACTGCAACTCTCACATGCCTCCCCCAGTCAAAGTGGCCGTGGCGGGAGACCAGAGCTACCTGAGTGTCGTGCTGCGGTTCTTCGTGGAGCAGCTGGCCAGCAAGACCCCCGACTGGCTGAACTACCTCCGCTTCCTCGTGGTGCCACTGG GCTCACACCCGCTGGCCAAGTACCTGGCGTCCGTGGATGGGAGGTACAGCGCGCTCTTCCTGGACACGGCGTGGAGGGAGCTGTTCAGCAGGGCCGAGCCCCCCAGCGCAG ACACCGTGGACGTCCCTGGCCGCATGGTTCAGTTCATTGCAGGTGCCAGCCAGTCTCACCAGCTGCCCATCTCCGAGGCCATGCTAACGTACAAACAGAAGAG CCCAGACGACGACTCCTGCCAGAAGTTTGTGCCGTTTGTCGGG GTGGTGAAGGTGGGGCTCGTGGAACAGTCCTTCAGCGCCTCAG TGGACTCTGACGATGCCACGGTCTGCACCAGTTCCCTGCTGAGCTCCACACCTCCAGCCGGCGCAGGGACCCCCCACAGCAAGGAGGCCATGGGCACCCCGCCGCCCTCCCCGTCCGTCAGCAGCAGCCTCTCGGGGGCTGG GTCAGCCGCgtgcccagccctggggagctGGTCCCCCCCAGCACCATGGCCATGA
- the LOC144263292 gene encoding phosphofurin acidic cluster sorting protein 2-like isoform X1 encodes MNLFATWEIDRSAPSCVPRLCSLRLKKLTVLRELDKELSSVLIAVKIQGSKRVLRSNEYVLPPGGLMETDLELTFSLQYPHFLKRDGNKLQIMLQRRKRYKNRTILGYKTLAVGIINMAEVMQHPTDGGQLLGLHSNMKDVSIQVAEISIYSLSSQPIDHEDGSVPSGPKIKASDRSPDMDNYSEEDDDSFSSEQEASDDAVQGQDLYDEEDEVRKPKKARRKMIRTTSMSRQPNFKQKFVALLKRFKVMDEVLDSDPVGQTREVEEDLGLLYDSLEECNNSDSGPELEDNESVHSTPKPTLRRFFEGVSHSGSQTEIGSLHGQKGQERESSSPGQAEKRKAGAPRALEEVGVEVVAAALEPEEPSPRPGAAEAARRESSVDRLAQLGSAGKPEPPNAVSPSKAESRQVWRPRSTSMKDRQNLKGQSDRTSSLDSESSPDSRHSAQVPRKSVYDQLNQILISDEQLPESIILVNVTEWQGQYLSEQLQAHKQPVVSTWSVADVQAAFNTIVARIQRYQSGRGGRPELPECRAAVLRGAAGQQDPRLAELPPLPRGATGLTPAGQVPGVRGWEVQRALPGHGVEGAVQQGRAPQRRHRGRPWPHGSVHCRCQPVSPAAHLRGHANVQTEEPRRRLLPEVCAVCRGGEGGARGTVLQRLRSLSPGMEVMGLQVDYWTTQGPEKKKEGEKREMGLKNTLKSNFRSLQVSRVPSPGELVPPSTMAMTVVTKEKNKKVMFLSKKPKEKDLEPKSQVIEGITRLICTAKHQNTMLRVSIDGVEWNDVKFFQLAAQWPTHVKHLPVGIFGYSKSV; translated from the exons GGTTCAAAGCGAGTCCTGCGATCCAATGAATACGTCCTTCCACCCGGGGGCCTGATGGAGACTGACCTGGAACTGACTTTTTCTTTACAG TACCCACACTTCCTGAAGAGAGATGGCAACAAGCTGCAGATTATGCTGCAGCGAAGGAAAAGGTACAAGAACCGCACAATCCTGGGCTACAAGACTCTGGCGGTGGGAATCATTAACATGGCGGAG GTGATGCAGCACCCCACAGATGGAGGGCAGCTTCTGGGCCTCCACAGCAACATGAAGGATGTGAGCATCCAAGTGGCTGAAATCAGCATCTACTCCCTGTCCAGCCAGCCCATTGACCATGAGGATGGCAGCGTCCCCTCTGGCCCCAAAATCAAAGCCTCGG ATCGCTCTCCAGACATGGATAACTACTCGGAGGAGGACGACGACAGCTTCTCTTCAGAGCAGGAGGCCAGCGACGATGCTGTGCAAGGCCAG GATCTGTACGACGAAGAGGATGAAGTGAGGAAGCCGAAGAAAGCCCGGAGGAAAATGATCAGAACCACGTCCATGAGCAGA CAACCGAACTTCAAGCAGAAATTCGTTGCTTTGCTGAAGAGATTTAAAGTGATGGATGAG GTTCTGGACTCCGACCCGGTGGGTCAGACCCGAGAAGTGGAGGAGGATCTGGGGCTGCTGTACGACAGCTTGGAGGAATGCAACAACAGCGACAGTGGCCCTGAGCTGGAGGATAATGAGAGTGTGCACAGCACCCCCAAGCCCACCCTGAG GCGTTTCTTTGAGGGCGTCTCTCACTCGGGTTCCCAGACTGAGATTGGTAGTCTGCACGGCCAGAAAGGGCAGGAACGGGAGTCCAGCAGCCCT GGACAAGCGGAGAAACGCAAGGCCGGAGCTCCGCGGGCCCTGGAGGAGGTGGGCGTGGAGGTGGTGGCCGCg GCGCTGGAGCCGGAGGAGCCCTCCCCACGCCCCGGGGCGGCAGAGGCAGCCAGGCGGGAGAGCAGTGTTGACAGGCTGGCCCAACTGGGCAGCGCCGGCAAGCCCGAGCCCCCAAACGCTGTGTCGCCCAG CAAAGCTGAAAGCAGACAGGTGTGGCGGCCCCGCAGCACCTCCATGAAGGACCGGCAGAACCTGAAGGGGCAAAGCGACCGCACCAGCAGCCTGGACAGTGAAAGCTCGCCGGACTCGCGGCACAGCGCCCAG GTGCCCCGGAAATCTGTCTATGATCAGCTGAACCAGATCCTGATCTCAGATGAGCAGCTTCCAGAGAGCATCATCCTAGTGAATGTCACCGAGTGGCAAGGGCag TACTTGAGCGAGCAGCTCCAGGCGCACAAACAACCCGTCGTCTCCACCTGGTCTGTGGCCGACGTCCAGGCTGCCTTCAACACCATCGTCGCCCGCATCCAGAGATA TCAAAGTGGCCGTGGCGGGAGACCAGAGCTACCTGAGTGTCGTGCTGCGGTTCTTCGTGGAGCAGCTGGCCAGCAAGACCCCCGACTGGCTGAACTACCTCCGCTTCCTCGTGGTGCCACTGG GCTCACACCCGCTGGCCAAGTACCTGGCGTCCGTGGATGGGAGGTACAGCGCGCTCTTCCTGGACACGGCGTGGAGGGAGCTGTTCAGCAGGGCCGAGCCCCCCAGCGCAG ACACCGTGGACGTCCCTGGCCGCATGGTTCAGTTCATTGCAGGTGCCAGCCAGTCTCACCAGCTGCCCATCTCCGAGGCCATGCTAACGTACAAACAGAAGAG CCCAGACGACGACTCCTGCCAGAAGTTTGTGCCGTTTGTCGGG GTGGTGAAGGTGGGGCTCGTGGAACAGTCCTTCAGCGCCTCAG GTCCCTAAGCCCCGGCATGGAGGTGATGGGCCTGCAGGTCGACTACTGGACAACCCAGGGGccggagaagaagaaggagggagagaagcgGGAGATGGGCTTGAAGAACACGCTGAAGAGCAACTTTCGATCCCTGCAGGTCAGCCGCgtgcccagccctggggagctGGTCCCCCCCAGCACCATGGCCATGACTGTGGTCACCAAGGAGAAGAACAAGAAAG TGATGTTCCTGAGTAAGAAACCCAAGGAGAAGGACCTGGAGCCCAAAAGCCAAGTCATCGAAGGGATTACGCGCCTGATCTGTACGGCTAAGCACCAGAACACCATGCTCCGAG tgTCCATTGATGGCGTGGAGTGGAACGATGTGAAGTTCTTCCAGCTAGCAGCGCAGTGGCCAACGCATGTCAAGCATCTCCCCGTGGGCATCTTTGGCTACTCGAAGAGCGTGTGA